Genomic segment of bacterium:
GGACCGACGACCGGGATGATCTCGGTCACGCCGGCAACGAGGGAAATCAGGAGCCAGGCGGAGACTTCAGGCACGAAGATCAGCAGCAGGATGGCATCGAGGATAAAGATCGAAAAGCCGAGCTTGATCTGGCCACGCAGGTAGCTGTTGAGGGTCCGCTCCAGATTCTGCAGGAAGTCGAGGGCGTTGGGCTGGAACGCTGGCGGAACATAGCTCAACAGCGTCCGCTTGATCGTCGGGCCATCAACAATCATGTAGAAGACCAGAATCGGCAGCATCACGGCCACCGCGATGACCTGCCCGGCACCACCGAAGAGCTGTGACGCAAACGCCTGGAGATCAATGTTCTTGAGCCAGTTTTTCAGTTCATCGATGTAGTGCGTTTCGATCCAGATCAGTTGCTCTTCCAGCTCGTCGAGTTTGACCAGGTTCACTTTCGCCAGGGGCTCTGCCTTGAGGAGCACCAGGTCCTTGAGGGCGGTCAGCTGCTTGGCGATCGTACCGGTCTCGATGGCGGAGAGGAGGAGCCGGGTCTGCTCCTGAATGAGACCGCTGGTCAGGACGAGGGTCAGTGTCAGAAAGCCCCCCATCACGAGGTAAATGATCAGGATGGAGGGGCCAGCCCCCAGGCGACGTCCCCGTCCGAGGGGCATCTGTCCCATCCACTGGACGAGCGGGAAGAGCAGGAACGCGATGACCATCGCCGCGAGGAACAGGGCGATCACTCCCCGCAGGAGACTCAACAGATAGAACGCCAGCACCACCGTCGCGATGGTGAGGATGTTGCGGATGTTGAGAATCGACAGCGTTTCCGCACCACGCTCAGCGGGCGTCGATGGGAGGGGCGCTGGGGAAGCGTCGGTCATACCTGCTCCAGAGCAGTCTCTGTGCCAGCCCGCGGGAAGCGCCGACTGACTGACGATAGCGAATCATAACGCGTGACCAGCGGGCACTAACGGTGGCGCATGACGCCAGGCGACATCGAACCGTCCGCCCCCCACGACACGTCGCCCCTGCCACGCGACCGCCACCTGTCCCGGTGCGGGCAGCGGCCCGGGGGTGGCGTAGGTCACTCGTGCGCGTCGCCCCTCCAGGGGCTCGATGTGGGCCACGATCCTGGGACCCCGATAGCGGGGCTGCAGCTCGCAGTCATAGGGCGTCGCGGGGTCGCCACCATCGGTCCGGACCACTTCCCGGAGCCAGACTTCCCGGGTGTCGCAGGCGGCGGCGGGTCCCACGATTAGCGCGTTACGGGCAACATCTTTCTCCAGGACAAAGAGCGGCTCCGGTGCCGCCAGTCCGAGCCCCTTGCGCTGCCCGACCGTGTAATGCACGAGTCCCCGATGCTCTCCGAGGAGGGTTCCTGACTGATCCAAAATCGGTCCAGAGTTCTGGGATCCTGGGCGCAACAGATCCACGACTGCGGCATAGTCCCCATCCGGCGCAAAGCAGAGGTCCTGCGACTCTGGCTTGTTCGCGACTGGCAGCCGGGCTGCCGCCGCCAGCGTCCGGACTTCGGCCTTCGTGAGACTTCCCAGCGGGAAACCGAGATGCGCCAGGAGGGGCGAATCGAGGAAATAGAGAAAGTAACTCTGGTCCTTGTCGGGATCGGTGGCCTGTTCCAGTGCCAGGGATCCTGTTTCGGTTGCGACGATACGGGCGTAGTGCCCGGTGGCGAGCCAGTGCGCTCCCAGGTCGCGGGCCTTGCGCAGGAGGACGTCGAACTTCACACCCCGATTGCATTCCACGCAGGGATTCGGGGTTTCCCCCGCGAGGTACATCCCGGCGAAGGGGTCCAGGACATGCTGCCGGAAGTCCTTCTCCAGGTTGAGCACGTAGAACGGCATCTGCAGCGCTGCCGCGACACGCCGGGCATCCTCGCTCCCCGGCAACGAACAGCAGCCCCGTCCGGACCGGGGATCTGTCTCAATCGCACCACCATACAGATGTGCGGTGATACCGATGACGTCGTAACCCAGTTTCCGGAGGACCCAGGCCGTGGTGCCGGAATCGACCCCACCAGAGAGGCCGACCACGACTGGACCTGCGGCTGGCGAAGGTAATCGATTGGCATCGGTGATCCGCGCGAGGAGCGCGCTGATGGTGGCCTCAGTCATCGTCATCACGCCTGATGCGAGACGCCGCCCATTCGACTGCTTCGGCAAGATCGACGACATCCGGCAGCGGCGCGGGGTTACGACGGCGCAGGAGATCGACGCCCCCAGCTGGGGTGCTCAGCACGGCGCTACGGGCGTTTCCATGACGGCTGGCCCAGTCGCCGAGCGCACGATAGACCGCCTCCTGCAACAGACTGAAGCACTTGCCCTCGACAGACGAACAGCCATCGGAACTACAGGACCGGGCGGTCACGGCCTGCAGGACTTCGGCATAGGGTCGCCCCTTGAGGTAGTCGAGGAAAACCGCCACGGTCCGGTCCATCGGCTCCTCGCTGATGAGATCGATGGTGACCTCGGCGATGACGTCATCGCTGACAAAGACACGCGCGCGACAGAGGTCGCCCTGCCTGGTGTCTCCCACGATGGCCTGTCCATAGGTCGCGTTCATAACAGGGTCATTATGCGGTGTTGGCGACAAATTCGGGCTTGATGCTGATGGATCCTGCCGGGATGTCGGGCTCATAGTGGGCCGAAAGCGGGACTTATCCCCCGGATGGGGAGAGTTCTGCCCTGCCGGGTGCAAAGTGGGGCAGTACTGGGGGAGAAAGGGTGCATAACTATGGCACTTATGCTCTTGAGATGACGCGAGGAGTCACTATACTCCTCCTCACTGCTTGTTGACAGCAGCGACGGAGTGCACGGAACGAACCGACTCCCGAGCAGACTCCCAGGAATGGCCGCCAGGGATGGCAAGCTCGGAACCAGAGCGAGTTCGGGATGCGGGCGCACCGGTCGAAATCATCGTCCTACACTTCCGCAAGGGGTGCGAGCGATGACAGGCGCGATCAGGATCTCACGACCCTGTCCGCGCCGGGAGGTCCCCGCAAGGGTGAACTCTGACGCACCGGCAATTTGCCCCGTTCAACTTTCCGCCGAAACACCGGCTCCGCGAGCGCACAGCCGGGTCCGCGATGGGGGGGGAGCCCCATCACCGCCTGACGGGATGACTGTCAGGGTCCGGGGACCCGAATCTGCCGCAGTCGCTGCGATGATCTGACGGTCCGGACCGTGGGGATCATCAGTCAACACTCCCGCGAGGCACCCCAGCAATGGGGTGCCTCGTCTGCTTTCTGGTTCCTTCACTGAGCCCCGTAGCTGGTGGCTCGAATGGCGCGATCGTTTGGACGTGTACGCTACCCGGTGCCATGACGACGGCTCCTCCTCCCGCACCCGACCACGGTGATCCGCCCCCGCTCCTTTCCTGGCTGGCGCTGGTCATCGTGCTGGCTGCGACCGGGCTGGAAGTGACGACCATTTTGCAGGCGCAACTGGCGGGGTCAGAAGTGGCGATTGAGCGACTCTTCACTCCGGCGGCGCTGGGACTCGTGACGGTGCAGCTGCTCATCGCCGGGGGGCTCGCGATGATCTGTCAGCAGCTCACCGACGGAACCTGGCTCACCCTCGGGTCGTGGGAGGTCTTCCGCTCCCGGGACGCAGCACTGCGCGCGGTCGTGCTGGGAATTGCCCTCTTTGTGCTATTGAGCTTTTTACTGCCATCGCTGCTGATTTCGATTTGGCCATCGCTGCATCAGGCACACCCCAATATTCTGGCCGGAGCGATCCCGGACCTGCAGACACTCCTCTGGGGCCTGCCGGTCGCGGTGATTGGGGGCGGGGTCCGGGAAGAACTCTGGCGCGTGGTCTGGCTCCGGGCTTTCGAGCGTGTGGGGGGGCAGACCGGACTGCTGATCGGCTTCGCGAGCAGCGTGGTCCTCTTCGGAGCGGTCCATTGGTATCAGGGGCCGGTGGCGGTGGGCATCACCGCGGTCATGGGGCTCCTGCTCGGATGGCGCTGGATGGTTCGTCGGGATCTGTCAGAGCTGATCGTGATGCACGGACTCCACAATGCCTGCACGCTCGTGCTGGTCTGGCTCATGCCCCACGCAGGCGCTCCGTAAGCCCTTCGAGTTCTGGACATTGCGCGCGCCAGGGCGCCCATTGCTCTTCGGTGAGGACCCGGGAGCTCCATTCTTCCGGGGGGACCAGGTCGACCGTGGACTTGAAGCGTCGATGGAGCCAGAGCCACTGTCCGGGATATGCCCGGATCATGGCGAGGTAATGCTCATGGATACGGGCGGTGTTGAGGAGTCCATCGAGTTCGGCGTTGCCCGAGTCGAAACTCGTGAAGGGAGGACCATAAACCGGGCGGTACTGATCCCCATCCCAGACCGCGGTCAGCAGCATCGCCGGGACTTTGTACCGCTGCATGAGGAAGCCGGGGCCTTTGACACAGGAGGCGAGGCGTCCGGCCACCGGGACAAACACGCCATCCCGCCCCCCATTCTGATCCGCAATCAGCCCCAGGATCACTTTGTCCTTGCGACGCAGGGTTTCGATGAGCTTGCGGGAATTTTCCTGCGACAGGAAATGGTCGATGCCAATCCCCTCCCGCAGATCGATGGCCAGATCCGTGAGCCGGGAGTCGCGCTGGGCTTTGCCTGCGGCGGCCATGGGGACATCGGTCACGATATGCGCTCCCGCCCACTCCCAGCTGCCGATGTGCATTCCCAGTCCGATCATGGCGCCCTGATCCGAGGCGAGATAGTTGTTCCAGTATTCTCCCCCCACAGCCGGAGCAGCCTGGGCACGGATGTCTTCAGCGCTGTAGAGGGGAAAGCGGAGGAAGTCGACCATCGTGCGGGCCAGGGTCCGCATGGACTCCTGCAGAATCAGGTCGGGATGCGCCCCTTCCGGTTGATTCGCAAGGACATCGGCGATTTGTGCAAGTGCATTGCGAAAGTTGCGGCGCAGGAAGGGCATTTTCAGCGCCAGTCCTGCGAGCCGGTCGGCCAGTTGCAGGGCCGCAGGTCGCGACATCTGCCGGACCCGCCAGGCGAGGCCCCGGGTGCCAGCCAGCTCCAGTTGTCGCCGGACTTTCAGCCGCCAGGGAATCGCGGGCACCGCATCGGTGGGGGGAGCAGCCGTGGCCATCGGGAAGTGATTGTACGGGGCGCTGCCGCGGGGGGAGACCGGGTTCCTATAATCGCGGCCGGTATCTCAACTCTGGCCGCCGGACCTGCCCCATGCCCCCGACTCCCGACATGATTCCGATCTGGCGGCAGGGTGACGACATCTGGATCGTCGACCAGCGTCGCCTCCCCGGGAGCTGGCACGAAGTCCGGATCGCCACGGTCGAGACCATGGCGGAGGCCATCCGGACCCTGGCGGTCCGGGGCGCTCCAGCGATTGGCATCGCCGGAGGCTACGGCTACTGGATCGCCGCCAGGCTCTTGCTGGCCGAACACCCGCAACTGAACGCTGCAGCATTGCAGGCAGAGCTGACTGCTGCAGCCACGGTGCTCCGCGAGACCCGTCCGACCGCCGTCAATCTCGGTTGGGCACTGGACCGAATGGAACGGGTTGCGCAGGCGCTCCTCGCGACAGGCGAGGTCCCGGCGAACTTCACAGCGCTCCTGGGAGTCGCAGCGCAGGCCATCGCGGATGAAGACCTGACGATGTGCCGGCGGATCGGGGCGGCCGGTGCCGCACTGATTCAGAGCGGCGAGGCGATCCTGACGCACTGCAATGCTGGCGGGCTGGCGACTGGCGGCTACGGCACGGCGCTGGGGGTCCTGCGGGCCGCCCACGCAACAGGGAAGGCGATTCATGTCTATGTGGATGAGACCCGTCCTCTAGGACAGGGTGCCCGCCTGACGACCTACGAGCTGCATCATGCCCGCATCCCCTACACCCTCATTACCGACAGCATGGCCGGGAGTCTGAT
This window contains:
- the mnmA gene encoding tRNA-specific 2-thiouridylase MnmA; amino-acid sequence: MTEATISALLARITDANRLPSPAAGPVVVGLSGGVDSGTTAWVLRKLGYDVIGITAHLYGGAIETDPRSGRGCCSLPGSEDARRVAAALQMPFYVLNLEKDFRQHVLDPFAGMYLAGETPNPCVECNRGVKFDVLLRKARDLGAHWLATGHYARIVATETGSLALEQATDPDKDQSYFLYFLDSPLLAHLGFPLGSLTKAEVRTLAAAARLPVANKPESQDLCFAPDGDYAAVVDLLRPGSQNSGPILDQSGTLLGEHRGLVHYTVGQRKGLGLAAPEPLFVLEKDVARNALIVGPAAACDTREVWLREVVRTDGGDPATPYDCELQPRYRGPRIVAHIEPLEGRRARVTYATPGPLPAPGQVAVAWQGRRVVGGGRFDVAWRHAPPLVPAGHAL
- the lpxL gene encoding Lipid A biosynthesis lauroyltransferase yields the protein MATAAPPTDAVPAIPWRLKVRRQLELAGTRGLAWRVRQMSRPAALQLADRLAGLALKMPFLRRNFRNALAQIADVLANQPEGAHPDLILQESMRTLARTMVDFLRFPLYSAEDIRAQAAPAVGGEYWNNYLASDQGAMIGLGMHIGSWEWAGAHIVTDVPMAAAGKAQRDSRLTDLAIDLREGIGIDHFLSQENSRKLIETLRRKDKVILGLIADQNGGRDGVFVPVAGRLASCVKGPGFLMQRYKVPAMLLTAVWDGDQYRPVYGPPFTSFDSGNAELDGLLNTARIHEHYLAMIRAYPGQWLWLHRRFKSTVDLVPPEEWSSRVLTEEQWAPWRAQCPELEGLTERLRGA
- the mtnA gene encoding Methylthioribose-1-phosphate isomerase, whose translation is MPPTPDMIPIWRQGDDIWIVDQRRLPGSWHEVRIATVETMAEAIRTLAVRGAPAIGIAGGYGYWIAARLLLAEHPQLNAAALQAELTAAATVLRETRPTAVNLGWALDRMERVAQALLATGEVPANFTALLGVAAQAIADEDLTMCRRIGAAGAALIQSGEAILTHCNAGGLATGGYGTALGVLRAAHATGKAIHVYVDETRPLGQGARLTTYELHHARIPYTLITDSMAGSLMASGRIQRVITGADRIAANGDAVNKIGTYSVAVLARHHGIPFHIAAPSSTVDLSLMTGAAIPIEERATTEVTAPYGAAEYFAEVPVWNPAFDCTPATLIASIITEQGVLEGPYIGRLAAHLGAE